In the Malania oleifera isolate guangnan ecotype guangnan chromosome 1, ASM2987363v1, whole genome shotgun sequence genome, one interval contains:
- the LOC131145624 gene encoding uncharacterized protein LOC131145624 codes for MTKWSIELSEFDIQYQPRPAVKAQVLADFIAERLPDSSTKSDMWTLHVDGSSNAAGGGAGFILSAPDGSETLFALKLEFIATNNEAEYEALLAGLGLAEALGVAQIKFDIERVPRAKNKKADALAKLASATNSEWKDAIYLKRIGKPSYEEDRINSVESEINNDDWRASLFLYLQDGSLPEDNKEALKVRRKAARYTLMGWELYRRSLTLPYLRCLSNEEGEYILREIHEGVCRNHLANRALVHKAMRQGFYWPTMKKDAVELVKRCDRSTITEQNITRFVWTVVVFRFEIPWAIVTNRGRQFDNKRFKKFCSDLSIKLVFASVAHPRSNGQVENINRTILHGLRTRLESMQGRWVEELPSLIWAYHTTKRAATGETSFMLAFGTKAVIPAKVGIPSWRRQYFSEQTNNEEIRSKIELLEKRQDQASLKVAAYQQKVAKYYNKCVKL; via the exons ATGACGAAGTGGTCAATCGAATTAAGTGAGTTCGACATACAGTATCAACCAAGGCCTGCTGTCAAGGCCCAGGTACTCGCTGATTTTATAGCAGAAAGGCTCCCTGATTCATCCACTAAGTCAGACATGTGGACACTGCATGTTGATGGGTCCTCTAATGCTGCTGGAGGGGGAGCtggattcatcctttcagccccGGACGGTAGTGAAACTCTTTTCGCACTAAAGCTGGAGTTCATAGCAACCAACAACGAGGCGGAGTATGAAGCTTTGTTAGCAGGCCTAGGCCTGGCAGAAGCgttaggggtggcacagatcaaa TTCGATATAGAACGTGTACCAAGGGCAAAGAACAAAAAGGCGGACGCACTCGCGAAATTGGCCTCAGCAACCAATTCGGAATGGAAAGACGCTATTTATCTTAAACGAATAGGGAAACCCTCATACGAGGAGGACAGAATTAACTCAGTAGAGTCCGAAATCAACAATGACGATTGGAGAGCGTCTCTATTCCTATACCTTCAGGACGGATCCCTACCAGAGGACAATAAGGAAGCTCTGAAGGTGAGGAGGAAAGCTGCAAGATATACGTTGATGGGCTGGGAGCTCTATAGGCGATCCCTAACACTGCCCTACCTTCGGTGTCTAAGCAACGAGGAAGGGGAGTACATACTACGGGAAATCCATGAAGGAGTTTGCCGAAACCACCTTGCCAATAGGGCTTTGGTCCACAAGGCTATGCGAcagggattttactggcccacaatgaagAAGGACGCGGTCGAGCTTGTCAAAAGATGCGACAGAT ccaccataacagagcaGAACATTACGCGCTTTGTGTGGACGGTAGTGGTTTTCCGTTTCGAAATTCCTTGGGCAATAGTTACGAACCGCGGGAGGCAGTTCGACAACAAAcgcttcaaaaagttctgttcggacctatctattaagctcGTCTTCGCATCAGTGGCGCACCCCCGGAGCAATGGACAAGTAGAGAACATAAACCGGACGATATTGCACGGGTTGAGGACGCGACTCGAATCTATGCAAGGTAGATGGGTAGAGGAACTCCCCTCACTCATAtgggcataccacaccaccaagaggGCGGCAACAGGGGAAACCTCTTTTATGCTCGCCTTTGGCACAAAAGCGGTCATCCCAGCAAAGGTAGGGATACCCTCCTGGCGAAGGCAGTACTTCAGTGAGCAAACCAACAACGAAGAGATCAGATCAAAAATAGAATTACTGGAAAAGAGACAGGACCAGGCGAGTCTAAAAGTTGCAGCATACCAACAGAAAGTAGCTAAGTACTACAACAAATGCGTCAAACTATGA